The nucleotide window AATGTAATAAGAATaatagttttttccttttaaaaaagaaaaaaagagtaaagggaaaatgtaaaataaattggaaaaatatatattgtcaaGAATGGGATTCGAACCCATGCCCTTTCGGACCAGTACCTGAAACTGGCGCCTTAGACCAACTCGGCCATCTTGACATTGCTGATTTGCCTCATTATGAATGATATATAGCTAAACATAAACCCAAGCCACAAACAACGAGAAATAATCCTCCATTACCGTAAATTGTAGTTCAAGCTTCAAGCCCAATATTTGTTCTAAATCGCACGACACAGTTCCGTTGATTtgctgaaaattaatttttttaaaaaatataaataatttttttatatttagtaatgttttggaaaatgaataaaaataaattttgtagtgtttagttaagttattaaaaataaactaaaaaataacttattaaatttttttttaagtttaccAAGAGAATGataatcaaatctaacaaataaaaaagttagagaataaaattaaaataaataattttataaattatttcaagtaaaataaataaaaattaaaataataaaaaccaaatctgacagataaaaaaaagttaaaaaataataaaattaaaaataattataatttcataaattatttcaaatacaaataaatagaaatcaaaagaataaaaccaaatatgatagataaaaatctttacttaaaagaataatagaagaaaagaaaataataataaaaaataagaccaaagtttatataaaaatcaaatcaaaggattaaattgtaaaaaaaataaatcaaaacaaaatataaaacaattaaaagattgagatctaaatttaaaataatcaacaaataataagatatttttgaatttttcacaacttctggaaagtgttttccattaaaataaatggaaagattttcctaaaaatcaagtcaaattttcttttgattgtaaaatatttttggttgatcaatttttttaatggtaaacaaatacaaaaaaatttaaaaaataatttttagaaaactatATTTCATGAAACAAATGGGGTCTTAGTTCCCGCTAAGATTTTGCTGTCTTAAGGggtgtttgaaagtgtaatagcagttatttttcaaaatatttttgtttgaaaatatattataataatactttttattattttaaaaaaattatttttcatatgaatttaccaaaataatctaaaaatataaaaacattaatatcaaGTAAAAAGATGAAACGCGGTTTTATACTTGTTGCCgaacttttatcatttttatcactATGCTAGGTGGATGTATTGCGTTGGAGAGAGATGCCTGTGTATGCAATTGAGAATAATTCCAAAGTTACAATTATTGGATAAAGCGGTTACAAAATGCTGTTCTACATTGTCTTCCATGATTAGTAGAATATATCTGTAACATCAACAAGACAGCAAAGAACCGTTGCTTTGAATTTCTGAAGAGCCAATTAATCCACCTCTTCAGTGTACAAAAGCTGAAGCCACCTGCAGCCTGCCAAAGGGCGGAACGTTTTCAAGCTAAGTTTGTATTGTAGTAGGAGAAGGAAGAAATGCTGTCATCCACCACAGGCTGCACCGCATCCAGCAGCGCATCCTCCACCGTAAAGGGTCGAATCAGCTTCAGATGTTTTGTCCTTCGATACCCCTTCAGCACAAGAAAAGACTATGGCTGAAAGCAGACAAAGGGTTAGCAAAACTGCCCACAAGAGTACTAGACATGAACCGTTAAGACCACCACCACTTCCATCCACGGCGAGCACCTCTTTCAAAGGCCTCACCATCGATCTCTCAATGCGAAAAAATACAAGGGGTGTGTGTCTTTTGGCGTGGGAAGTGGGAGCTAAGAGCACAGCACGGAGAGGGGTACTTATACACTAGGAGTACTTTGGGATTTTAGCTTTATGTGATTCTCTAAGTAAATTACATAAATAGTTGGGAGGCAAACGAAGAGAATCTTAACAAGGAAGAAGATAGTGGGTCAACACAGCAGCCACTATAAGCCATGAACAATGGTCTTGCATATGCTCCTCCCACTCTTTGTTCGCATTAAAATTATTGGCCTCAAGAACTAGCATCACAGCAAAATAGCCACATAAATATGCGACAGCTAAATCCTCATCGTGCATTCAAAGTGAGGTCTGTGGCCTCCACTTGTCCTCCTGCAAAATGGGCATCAACTTTCACTAGCTACTTCATTGTAATTTATGTATAAAAAGACTTTCAAATTGCCTTTTAGTAATATTGACTAGGGAAGGCTGTAACTACTGGCCTAATTAGTGGAGCCCTATTCATATCCAGCTTATTGCTAATTAAaccataaataaaacaatacttTTAACTAATATATTGCTTGTGGACGCCAAATGGGTTCATTTCCTTCCATCATCATTGAAATACTCAAAAAAATGTTGGATCTTTACATATATTAGTTGGTTTTCTACATTACCCTGCTATTCTAAAAGACTTctagtactttttttttcttcctctaacttttattatttttttaattttttttcaatttcatccttatattttctttaatagtCAACATCTAAATTACTTTTAGATTGACCAAATCAATTAATAACGCCAAAAAAAACTTCCacgtaatttaattttaaacttgatcgAGGTAAGAAGTCAGGTCAAGAAAATTTTTTTCCtgtcaatttcataatttttttttctcattttcatctttaaatttttttttaccagtaGGTTAGATTATTTTTAGACCAATTAAGTCAACTGAATCACGTTAAAGTAAATTTTActcggtttaattttaaacccggGTTAAGCAAGAAGTTGGGTTGataggttttctttttaatttcatcatttttttcttaattttgttcttagacttttttttatctatctgtTGTGTTACTTTTAGATCGATCAAGTTGATTAGGTCATAACGAAACAACTCTCACACAGTTTAATttcattgataaattttaatattgattctagatttattaacaatattaaatggttttttttatgacttttgtattttttattacattcaaggaaaaaaaattaatcctaccCACAACATAACATACATTATATAAATTAGTGTGACTCTATGGCATGAGTACAAGCACCATTCTCATAATGTTGGATATCAGAAGTTATGAAGGATACACTTCTTGCAACATCgtttaaacaacaaaaaagatgtaacctatatatattatacttattgcTACCGTGAGGGGCGAAGCTAGCTAGGAATTTTAATTTGGGAGGGtcaaattagagaaaatattttagagggggtaattttttttatttttaaatttaaaaatctaatttattaaaagaaaagagataaaaaattaatttttccataTATGCCCAATGCCCTGCCAGCCCTCCTTAATTTCGCCCCTGAACCACTAtctaaatttcaaaacaacaaccaaaattatattacaaataaaataaaaaaaaggttatacgAAGTAATAAATACCCTCATAGTTCTCCATAAAGCAGCAAATATGATACACCGCAAATCACTTTCTCGATTGAACAATTAcgacaaaaaatcaaaaagcatTCCCTGAACCATAGCACCTCTTGTATGCTAATCTTACACGAAACAACACATAGGTACTCCTCAACAAATTCTCTTATTATAACATTAGCTAAATAATACCGAAAGATTACTatagatgaaaaaatatatattataaattataatagtagttttatttttaattttttcatgagatatttttctagcttttctttttttctctcccacTTTAGTGCCTTGGATCTAGCTTGGTTGATACAACCATGCCAGACTCAAGGTACTTGGATCTCGCAAAAATACTAAACCCATAAACATCATGAGTCTGATAACCATTCAAAACCCAAGTGTCATGTGTCTGACAATCATATCAAACCCAAGCGTTTTGGATCTGACAACCATGGTTGGGTTTGGCATGGTTGCCAGACCCATGTGCGGGTTTGCCAGACTTTTTGGCTAGACCCAAAAAAACATGATTGGactacaaaaaatttaaaatttttcaaaagtataattggactgcaaaaacaaatactgCTTCATTCAAACAGGATTTTTCATTCATATGCAGTAGAACTTAATTGCAAATGCTTTTTTGTTTAtgcaacttattttataaatttgttatatttgaagaggaaataatgaaataaaaatgttgAGTTCTTAGTGATTTATTTCAAGTCTTAAAAAATAAACGTCTCTTTTTTGTGTGCATTGTGgatgaaaatatatatcataaaactAAACATTTATAGTCcagtattgttaaaaaaatataaaatagtattaTCATAGGTGAAAAATCACAAAGGACCACCcattaaataaacatttttttttgcattgaatttgattaaaaaaatataaaaaataaaaattcataaaaaacagaaaagagaaaaaaaatagaagatataATTTCTATTGAAGGAATAACAAATTCATAagcataaaaaatgaattgtttCAATAGAaagatataatttgaatttttagatttaaaatgttaaataaaatttttgtgatgattaattgtttataaataatttctaaacttgaatttttatttaggataattcatggatagtttaaatgttttttcttatataaaataaaaaaaatataagtttcaatattttaattatcatctgCTTAGACTTGGATCTGACATACCTACTAGACTTAAAACGTTTAAAATATTCtctatacttttaatatttttttacattttaaaaaaattgatattgatcTATTGCGAAGCGCGAGCCAATATACTagtaaataactaaattactataaattaattaacaacaacaataacaaatataCTATGGGTGTTTAATATTCATATGAATAGtgtgtaattattttttcttctgtttcggccatcaaaattttttaattactaatttatctttattgtttCACATATACAAAGTGTCCGCAGATGTCATGGTGATGAATTAAATACCAATTCTCAAGATGTCTTAgtgataaattaaatacaaattttcaaaattaaacttgaCAGTGTTTTGATATTGATACAAAAAACTTAATTCGAGCCATATAGTTTGTGGTTTGCCTATTGCTTGGTCCCTATTCATTTATTGCTTGGTCCTATTCATTTAGCATTTTACATTTCgattcaaaactttatttttattatgttttgtttacataaaattgtagaaaaatataagggtgataattaaaaagactaAGTGTAGTAATACACGATCAAGATTCTCTTATAGTTGACCTTATACCTTTATGTAGACTTGTCCTCTTTCCTAGATGTGTTATCTTGTTGGGCTAGGTGAAGACCCTAGACCCATTTTAAAGACTACTAGATAGATGATTCACGTTACGCTGCATGCTAGATTAAATTTAtcctaaagtaaaaaaaaaagatgttcgGGTAATGTTAGcatttttaaaggtaaaaaaaggcaacgttaataaaaaaaaaattaaaaaaagacaatgacTAGTGGAAAAAATTGAACGcttgtaaatattataaaaagatactctctaaatatttttaacatatctcaacaattttgtttgataacaaaacaaaaattagatgAGAACGAGATAaccttaaaaaggaaaaagaaaattcaaagttCAATCACCAGCAAATCAAACACTGaaggagaaattgaaaaaaaatcaatttttaaaaagaaaaaaaatatttgattcgaGTCATCACACTGAATTCGCAGCCCGATCATGAAACCGGgataatcccataaaaaaattaaataaaacaatgaaggtCAACTTTCAAGTAAACTAAATGATAAAAAGCgaactaaaagaaaaatcaattgaaaaacataaaaaacaaagttaacccaagttaactcgATTAATCCATAACTTAGgacatgagatcgagataactttataaaaataaaagcaagaaaatCATGAAGATCAAGGCCTAATAATCTAATgcagaaggatgaaattgaaaaaaaaattaatttttaaaaaagaacctaaaaagAGACTGaagtcaaatcaggttaatttTTGAAACTCGTAACTCAAGTCATAAAACAAGAATTATCCCAtagaagacaaaaaataaaataaaatcacaaagcaTAATTCTCAATAATCCAAATATCgagagataaaatttaataagataaattaataaaaggattaaaaaatcaattaaaaagacatAAAAGAAACCAGAATCAACTCGagttaaatcaattaattcacGACCTAGgacatgagatcgagataacttcatatgaaaaaaagcaaacaaatcatgaaaatcaaGACCTATAACCTAATctagaagaataaaattgataaaaaaatcaaatttaaaaagaacctaaaaaaattaaagtcaaaTTAGGTTAATCTTCAAAACTTGTGACCTggatcatgagatcatgatTATCCCATAcaaggcaaaaacaaaaataaatcacaaatcaaAATCCTCAATCATTCAAATATCGAGGGAAATAGctgaagaaaatcaattaataaaaggattaaaaaataaatagaaatcaaaatattaaggattaaatttaataaaaaatgaaataaaaaaatgatggatgaaattaaaaataaaaaacatcaagaaaatgaaaaaaaaacaaaaaaaaatagttatgaaaataaaaaaggaccaaattgaatacaaaaattaaatgaaacaaaatgcTGGAGGACAAAATCGAAAAAccaaatcaactttaaaaagcattaaaagcaaaataacctacaataaaaataattaggatcaaaattgatagaaatacaaacaaacaaaacacatttaatttttaaaagggagagaaaagagagaggaaaaaaaaaagttcaccaAAGCCCAACTGTTACTCCGTCGTGCACACACGTTTGCCCACCATTATAAAAAGGATATTGAGATGCTTTCAATGCCTTCACGAAAAGCGGTGTTTATCTATCAAGAAACACCTCATGCGTTGTCTCCTCAATCAACTTggttataacaaaaaaaaataggatacaattataaaaaaaacccttgaattctagttcaatttcttttacttttaagagtaatttaattattttattgtgatttaaaaagtaaaaatttgaaaaagctCTAGCATTcacttaaataaaattttcttttatgtgtaatttatttattttactgcatatgttttaaaaatataaaaaaactaatttgtcctctatcaatctaaaaataactaatGGATCCttgtaaaaatatcatattaaccCTAATAGCTAATTCCCTTTTTCCCCCCccctaaaataacaaaataattattatgctATTATAATCCACAATATAGTGTTAGTGTTATGTAAAGTGAAAAACTGACCTATTTTAGTtatccttttaatttgattatgagCAAATGAGGTAAGGTTAGATTTTTGGAGATTGTGTCACCTATCATAGATCTAGTGGAGTGTTGAGTCGCATGGACCTGGATCCAAAAAGGTGGGCTTTGAACCCTTGATTCATTCCATGCCTTATTAGAATTTGGGCTTAGGGCTTACCTCATGTTTTCATGAGCGGTGTAAATCCTACACTTAtcaatatgaaattttattctTGTTCATATTAACACATGGAATCAGCTTTGCAAGACAAGCTTCTACATGCATAAACCAAGCACCTTTTCATTTACATTAGATTCTTACACATTTGCATCTTTAGtggcattaaaataaaaattcatctgCCTTTCTTCTCCTTCACCGGTACTCCTCTTGGTATCTTGTTAAGAACATTGGAATCAAACCTTCTATACATTTTCTTAACTTCTCGGGTCAGTTTACCAGCGTACCTCTCCACCTCATCCTCGTATTTGTTATAGAGAAATGGCAGAGTTTGCAAGCAAACAAAACCTTGATACACAAGAAATCAATTAATCCATTAGTCCCATAAGCTCAAAATCATGCATGGATGGGCAGGTGTATGTTTAATTAAGCAGGTAGGTAGCTGCCAGCAATCTTACTCACATAGATAAAGGAAATTCAAGAACGTGAAATAGTTTCCAATCACAGATAATATGTAGAGACAAAATATTGCCTGGCAGCAGATGcagaaaagagaggagagattAGTGTTAGTGTGCTCGGCAATCaagaatttatttcaaaactagAGTTGTCATGGTTATTATTAGCGAATGGTAAATATACCACGAAGAAGAGTGCTGGTTGTTTTCCACATGCAATGTCAACGAAACTTGACAAGGCCTGATTGAATCTTTCATGGAAGGTGAGAGCAAATTCATGGAATGTAGATTTGTCCAAAATACTTCTTGGGATCGCGGGAGGATTCCTGAAAAATAGTTATGTTTCAATCCAAGAGGAATCCGCAAATCTGTGATCGatcaagaaaacaatctttctgcTATAAGCAAAATCATAATTATGGGAGATTAACAGCTACCAATTGAAAAATTCTGCGCTGGTGCACCATATGAAGACAATGAGCATTGCTGTGATGGAGATGTGACTGAAGAGAGTCACAAAATTGTACTCAGCAACCTCAAAGAGAAACCATAATATTGTCATTCCGAAAGAAAGTGCTGCTGACACTTTTTTGTTTTCCCATAGTAACACACCAGCAACTGCAAATTCCAGCAGCAAAGTTTATAAGAAACATGTACCTAATCTTGATTCACTACATCTGGAATTCAAtcatcattgtaaaaaaaataatccaaattcTACGGTGCTCCCAAGAAATTAAGAGGCTGCTTGGCAATTAAAATTAGTAATAAAATGCAAAATTAGCAAACTTTTTGCTATGAAACAATAGAGTATATGCAAAAcggagaatatatatatacaacttGGTTGTGTAATCTAACATGAATTTGTCGACCTGCTACAAGCTAGAGTGGACACATAAAAATATACACGCTGTACCTTGTCCTCCTCCTAGAACAGATCGTATTGGTCTCTGCCGCCCGAAAAGCTTTGTCCGTGGCGTTGTTTCATTGTCTGAATCCGAAGAATAACTCGGCATGCTTATTGATTCTTAGAGCTGAAAACGAAACTTTCTTTGTTTGCTCTTCTTTTCTGTGGTCGAAcaggtaaaataattaataaaatgtgTTGATGAAATTTGCAGAAGATATGCTTATTTATAGGTACGCATGATAGAAGTGGTTCTAAGCTTAGCGGTAAAGTAAGGTGGACATAAACAAGTAAGGTATGGCTTGGAGCTTGGCCTTGAAGGTTTCTTTGCATGGCAGCTactcctattaaaaaaaaaaaaaaagacttgcgAAGAGTCATCtcggtttttttaattacattaaaaataaaatctaaacatGTGAGAAAAGTAaggtaaaaaaatcttaatttactACGAATTGAAAtagtgaaattattatttaatctttCTAAAAAATCTAAGTTTATTAGAGATAATTGAGTCTTTTTATATGATTCATTAgtcattttagatttaattaaaagcatcttggttttttttatgttttttatagtataatcatttaattacctttaaaagcaaaaaattattaatcttgAGTCTAggaactttttaatatttttaattttttaagaatagttAATAAGTTAAAtgacttaatatttttaattttttaagaatagttAATAAGTTAAATGACTTGAATGCtattaaactattaattttCTTGGGCTTACGAATTGAGGTTTTTATACTTTTTGTTATTATGAGGTTGGTATAGAggtaatattataattttataaatctaaatattattaaaaaaaattattaagatatGCATTGCACATAACAACATGTAGATCATCTTTGAGCAATGCGTGTGAGGCTGTCTTGTGAAGAAACACCACATTTCATTGTAGTAATTGAATTGTCATGGCTCCTCTATGTGATGAGGTGACACTTGTGGCCAATGACAATTCGGTTTGACACTGGTGACCTTCTTAACTTTCATGTTTATCCCTTTATATCAAATTAGTCCTTAAATTTGTTATTCTTTTAGATTtggtctctcttttttttaattattatttgttttatttagaatatttataaatttggaatggtttttcaattttatcccctttcaattttttttacatttcaagtttggtctctattctttttgtttctatatattttatttgagataatttttaaaattgattttttttacaatttcgtcctcaagtttttttactatcaaatttgatcttttattcttttgattgcaattttttttttcactttgaaatttttaatttatttttttatgatttcataattcaacattaaattagttgggaattgagcttcttaATCTAGTTCAAGTCTAGAATTTCATGGGTTGTGAATTTTAGAGATTAACTCGGGTTTATGAGATTCACTTAGATTTGCTCGTTTTTTCTCCTTATtttaagttcatttttttttttcaattttagacttcaatatttatttaattgaagattgtctgttatttttatttgtttgtttctacagaattttttttctaattttaaaaatcacttgtTTTATCTcggttattattatttgtcattatttgtttcattttctttaacaaatcttttaaattgatatatttttatttaatccttcAGCATTATATatggttgaaaattaaatttcttctcagttccatccttcaatattggagttttttgatattgagttttgtgattttcttcaattttctttctattcatCTATCCTAGTCTCATCACTTACATTAAAGGTTTGGTGAGTTAGTTTGGGTTAACTTAAAGTTTTttaggattgttttttttagaattaatattttttatttacatttcatcatttaacattgaattgttttaaaattaagctTGATAATCTCTTTTAGTTtactttctatttaattatcttatttactAGATCTAGGTCGTATATAATTGGCTTGCTTAGTTTGTTggttgtttatttaaattttttttattggattatccTATTCTTATGACTTAGTTTGTATATTTGGAATGATCTATTAGGTTagctaatatctttttttatcatttttttatttgattgatgaaatcttagctttgtttttttattttttttttgtcgactttttttttcaagtttctactattcttttttatttaaattagttcatgaactgttattttttttaattatgtgattaaattatatttaattt belongs to Populus nigra chromosome 18, ddPopNigr1.1, whole genome shotgun sequence and includes:
- the LOC133678950 gene encoding reticulon-like protein B9: MPSYSSDSDNETTPRTKLFGRQRPIRSVLGGGQVAGVLLWENKKVSAALSFGMTILWFLFEVAEYNFVTLFSHISITAMLIVFIWCTSAEFFNWNPPAIPRSILDKSTFHEFALTFHERFNQALSSFVDIACGKQPALFFVAIFCLYILSVIGNYFTFLNFLYLCFVCLQTLPFLYNKYEDEVERYAGKLTREVKKMYRRFDSNVLNKIPRGVPVKEKKGR